In the Labeo rohita strain BAU-BD-2019 unplaced genomic scaffold, IGBB_LRoh.1.0 scaffold_78, whole genome shotgun sequence genome, one interval contains:
- the si:ch73-290k24.6 gene encoding WW domain binding protein 1-like yields the protein MEYHSSGTLPLLGSPRYCPGTNSASGYLCQTGHCCQETGCCTYYYELWWFWLLWSVLILFSCCCAYRHRQAKQRVQQQQRQREINLMAYHGACSYPSSMFDLSFLASLKLPSYEEVAAQPSTPPPPYSSVAYPRGSAHPGPSHMLSSQSSDNYTSCSCDSCCPSSPCSSSPSSAQLTDETDTSHASTPSLCEPGHTHSAVMHTECAPIPPLNEDSQSPTRSTAEVVEAELPGSAPLDSNGNNKPVKNITSSTDNVTEIVDASQTISTNNVCDANSANNISSPNSKNITSLCHPANILTPASSSTSLQLFSMSDPLGVRPVQQNNAAQREELTQAPPPQSPPRTALFSPGVEPERRDSAVSDLDVDQTHFQQRRLTGDSGIEVCRCRVEREEGDDEEEEEEEEEEGRTLTGRICDWNR from the exons ATGGAGTACCACAGTTCAGGGACGCTGCCTCTCCTGGGCAGCCCGCGCTACTGTCCCGGCACCAACAGCGCCAGTGGCTACCTCTGCCAGACCGGCCACTGCTGCCAGGAGACAGGCTGCTGCACCTACTACTATGAGCTGTGGT GGTTTTGGCTGCTGTGGAGCGTGCTCATCCTGTTCAGCTGCTGCTGTGCCTATCGACACCGGCAGGCGAAGCAGCGTGTCCAGCAGCAGCAGAGACAGAGGGAGATCAACCTCATGGCTTATCACGGAGCCTGCAGTTACCCGTCCTCCATGTTTGACCTCA GTTTCCTTGCCTCACTCAAACTGCCGTCCTATGAGGAAGTAGCAGCCCAACCCAGCACCCCGCCCCCTCCCTACAGCTCCGTCGCCTACCCACGAGGCTCCGCCCACCCCGGCCCGAGTCACATGCTGTCATCACAGAGCTCTGACAACTACACCAGCTGCTCCTGCGACTCCTGCTGTCCATCATCACCCTGTAGCTCCTCCCCCTCTTCGGCCCAACTCACAGATGAAACTGATACTAGCCACGCCTCCACGCCCTCACTCTGCGAGCCTGGCCACACCCACTCAGCGGTCATGCACACCGAGTGCGCTCCAATTCCACCACTTAACGAAGACAGCCAGTCGCCAACACGAAGCACAGCAGAGGTCGTGGAGGCGGAGCTTCCGGGCTCCGCCCCTCTGGATTCCAATGGGAACAACAAACCGGTGAAGAATATCACTAGTAGCACAGATAACGTTACTGAAATAGTAGACGCATCCCAAACTATTAGTACTAACAATGTCTGCGATGCGAACAGCGCTAATAACATtagcagtccaaattcaaagaATATCACCAGCCTTTGTCATCCAGCCAACATTTTGACTCCAGCATCCTCCTCAACGTCTCTCCAGCTCTTCTCCATGTCCGACCCGCTCGGTGTTCGTCCCGTGCAGCAGAATAATGCAGCTCAAAGGGAGGAGCTTACACAGGCTCCGCCCCCTCAGTCTCCACCCAGAACGGCTCTCTTTTCTCCCGGCGTTGAACCAGAGCGCCGCGATTCCGCCGTGAGCGACCTGGATGTGGATCAAACGCACTTCCAGCAGCGACGGCTGACTGGAGACTCCGGCATCGAGGTTTGCCGCTGCCGCGTAGAACGTGAAGAAGGGgatgatgaagaagaagaagaagaagaagaagaagaagggaGGACACTTACAGGCAGAATCTGCGATTGGAACAGATGA